In one Balaenoptera musculus isolate JJ_BM4_2016_0621 chromosome 20, mBalMus1.pri.v3, whole genome shotgun sequence genomic region, the following are encoded:
- the NFE2L1 gene encoding endoplasmic reticulum membrane sensor NFE2L1 isoform X2, with product MLSLKKYLTEGLLQFTILLSLIGVRVDVDTYLTSQLPPLREIILGPSSAYTQTQFHNLRNTLDGYGIHPKSIDLDNYFTARRLLSQVRALDRFQVPTTEVNAWLVHRDPEGSVSGSQPSSGLALESSSGLQDVTGPDNGVRESETEQGFSEDLEDLGAVAPPVSGDLTKEDIDLGAGREIFDYSHRQKEQDVDKELRDGAEQEDTWPGEGAEALARNLLVDGETGESFPAQVPGGEDQTALSLEECLRLLEATCPFGENAEFPADISSITEAVPSESEPPGLQNNLLSPLLTGTESPFDLEQQWQDLMSIMEMQAMEVNTSTSEILYDAPPGDPLSTNYSLAPNTPINQNVSLHQASLGGCSQDFSLFSPEVESLPVAGSSTLLPLVPSNSTSLNSTFGSTNLAGLFFPPQLNGTANDTAGPELPDPLGGLLDEAMLDEISLMDLAIEEGFNPVQASQLEEEFDSDSGLSLDSSHSPSSLSSSEGSSSSSSSSSSSSSSSSSSSASSSASSSFSEEGAVGYSSDSETLDLEEAEGAVGYQPEYSKFCRMSYQDPAQLSCLPYLEHVGHNHTYNMAPSALDSADLPPPSTLKKGSKEKQADFLDKQMSRDEHRARAMKIPFTNDKIINLPVEEFNELLSKYQLSEAQLSLIRDIRRRGKNKMAAQNCRKRKLDTILNLERDVEDLQRDKARLLREKVEFLRSLRQMKQKVQSLYQEVFGRLRDENGRPYSPSQYALQYAGDGSVLLIPRTLADQQARRQERKPKDRRK from the exons ATGCTTTCTCTGAAGAAATACTTAACGGAAGGACTCCTCCAGTTCACCATTCTGCTGAGTTTGATCGGGGTGCGGGTGGACGTGGATACTTACCTGACCTCGCAGCTCCCCCCGCTCCGGGAGATCATCCTGGGGCCCAGTTCTGCCTATACTCAGACCCAGTTCCACAACCTGAGGAATACCTTGGATGGCTACGGTATCCACCCCAAGAGCATAGACCTGGACAATTACTTCACTGCCCGGCGGCTCCTCAGTCAGGTGAGGGCCCTGGACAGGTTCCAGGTGCCAACCACTGAGGTTAACGCCTGGCTGGTCCACCGGGATCCGGAGGGGTCTGTCTCTGGCAGCCAGCCCAGCTCGGGCCTCGCCCTCGAGAGTTCCAGTGGTCTCCAGGATGTGACAGGCCCAGACAACGGGGTGCGAGAAAGCGAAACGGAGCAGGGATTCAGTGAAGATTTGGAGGATTTGGGGGCTGTAGCCCCTCCAGTCAGTGGAGACTTAACCAAAGAG GATATTGACCTGGGGGCTGGGCGTGAGATTTTTGACTACAGTCATCGCCAGAAGGAGCAGGATGTGGATAAGGAACTGCGAGATGGAGCAGAGCAGGAGGACACCTGGCCAGGCGAGGGTGCAGAAGCTCTGGCACGAAACCTGCTAGTGGATGGAGAGACTGGGGAGAGCTTCCCTGCACAG GTGCCTGGTGGGGAGGACCAGACAGCCCTGTCCCTGGAAGAGTGCCTTAGGCTGCTGGAGGCCACCTGCCCCTTTGGGGAGAATGCTGAG TTTCCAGCAGACATTTCCAGCATAACAGAAGCAGTGCCTAGTGAGAGTGAGCCCCCAGGTCTTCAAAACAATCTTTTGTCTCCTCTCCTGACGGGGACAGAGTCTCCATTTGATTTGGAACAGCAGTGGCAAGATCTCATGTCCATCATGGAAATGCAG gcCATGGAAGTGAACACATCAACAAGTGAAATCCTGTACGATGCCCCTCCAGGAGACCCACTGAGCACCAACTACAGCCTTGCCCCCAACACTCCCATCAATCAGAACGTCAGCCTGCATCAGGCGTCCCTGGGGGGCTGCAGCCAGGACTTCTCACTCTTCAGCCCTGAGGTGGAGAGCCTGCCTGTGGCCGGCAGCTCCACGCTGCTCCCGCTGGTCCCCAGCAATTCCACCAGCCTCAACTCCACCTTTGGTTCCACCAACCTGGCAGGGCTCTTCTTTCCACCCCAGCTGAATGGCACAGCCAACGACACAGCAGGCCCTGAGCTGCCTGACCCACTCGGGGGTCTGTTAGATGAAGCCATGCTAGATGAGATCAGCCTGATGGACCTGGCCATTGAAGAAGGCTTTAACCCCGTGCAGGCCTCCCAGCTCGAAGAGGAATTTGACTCTGACTCAGGCCTCTCCTTGGACTCCAGCCATAGCCCTTCCTCCCTGAGCAGCTCTGAAGGTAGttcttcctcctcctcgtcctcctcctcctcctcttcttcctcttcttcttcctctgcttcttcctcagcctcttcctccttttctgagGAAGGTGCAGTTGGCTACAGTTCTGACTCTGAGACCTTGGATCTGGAAGAGGCTGAGGGCGCTGTGGGCTACCAGCCCGAGTATTCCAAGTTCTGCCGCATGAGCTACCAGGACCCAGCTCAGCTCTCCTGCCTGCCCTATTTGGAGCACGTGGGCCACAACCATACATACAACATGGCACCCAGTGCCCTCGACTCCGCTGACCTGCCACCACCCAGCACCCTCAAGAAGGGCAGCAAGGAGAAGCAGGCTGACTTCCTGGACAAACAGATGAGCCGGGATGAACATCGAGCCCGAGCCATGAAGATCCCCTTCACCAACGACAAGATCATCAACCTGCCTGTGGAGGAGTTCAACGAGCTGCTGTCCAAGTACCAGCTGAGTGAGGCCCAGCTGAGCCTCATCCGTGACATCCGGCGCCGTGGCAAGAACAAGATGGCGGCGCAGAACTGCCGTAAGCGCAAGCTGGACACCATCCTGAACCTGGAGCGGGATGTGGAGGACCTGCAGCGCGATAAAGCCCGGCTGCTGCGGGAGAAGGTGGAGTTCCTCCGGTCCCTGCGGCAGATGAAGCAGAAGGTCCAGAGCTTGTACCAGGAAGTGTTTGGGCGGCTGCGGGATGAGAACGGGCGGCCCTACTCGCCCAGTCAGTATGCGCTGCAGTATGCCGGGGATGGCAGCGTCCTCCTCATTCCCCGCACCTTGGCTGACCAGCAGGCCCGGCGGCAGGAGAGGAAGCCGAAGGACCGGAGAAAGTga
- the NFE2L1 gene encoding endoplasmic reticulum membrane sensor NFE2L1 isoform X1: MLSLKKYLTEGLLQFTILLSLIGVRVDVDTYLTSQLPPLREIILGPSSAYTQTQFHNLRNTLDGYGIHPKSIDLDNYFTARRLLSQVRALDRFQVPTTEVNAWLVHRDPEGSVSGSQPSSGLALESSSGLQDVTGPDNGVRESETEQGFSEDLEDLGAVAPPVSGDLTKEDIDLIDILWRQDIDLGAGREIFDYSHRQKEQDVDKELRDGAEQEDTWPGEGAEALARNLLVDGETGESFPAQVPGGEDQTALSLEECLRLLEATCPFGENAEFPADISSITEAVPSESEPPGLQNNLLSPLLTGTESPFDLEQQWQDLMSIMEMQAMEVNTSTSEILYDAPPGDPLSTNYSLAPNTPINQNVSLHQASLGGCSQDFSLFSPEVESLPVAGSSTLLPLVPSNSTSLNSTFGSTNLAGLFFPPQLNGTANDTAGPELPDPLGGLLDEAMLDEISLMDLAIEEGFNPVQASQLEEEFDSDSGLSLDSSHSPSSLSSSEGSSSSSSSSSSSSSSSSSSSASSSASSSFSEEGAVGYSSDSETLDLEEAEGAVGYQPEYSKFCRMSYQDPAQLSCLPYLEHVGHNHTYNMAPSALDSADLPPPSTLKKGSKEKQADFLDKQMSRDEHRARAMKIPFTNDKIINLPVEEFNELLSKYQLSEAQLSLIRDIRRRGKNKMAAQNCRKRKLDTILNLERDVEDLQRDKARLLREKVEFLRSLRQMKQKVQSLYQEVFGRLRDENGRPYSPSQYALQYAGDGSVLLIPRTLADQQARRQERKPKDRRK; encoded by the exons ATGCTTTCTCTGAAGAAATACTTAACGGAAGGACTCCTCCAGTTCACCATTCTGCTGAGTTTGATCGGGGTGCGGGTGGACGTGGATACTTACCTGACCTCGCAGCTCCCCCCGCTCCGGGAGATCATCCTGGGGCCCAGTTCTGCCTATACTCAGACCCAGTTCCACAACCTGAGGAATACCTTGGATGGCTACGGTATCCACCCCAAGAGCATAGACCTGGACAATTACTTCACTGCCCGGCGGCTCCTCAGTCAGGTGAGGGCCCTGGACAGGTTCCAGGTGCCAACCACTGAGGTTAACGCCTGGCTGGTCCACCGGGATCCGGAGGGGTCTGTCTCTGGCAGCCAGCCCAGCTCGGGCCTCGCCCTCGAGAGTTCCAGTGGTCTCCAGGATGTGACAGGCCCAGACAACGGGGTGCGAGAAAGCGAAACGGAGCAGGGATTCAGTGAAGATTTGGAGGATTTGGGGGCTGTAGCCCCTCCAGTCAGTGGAGACTTAACCAAAGAG GACATAGATCTGATTGACATCCTTTGGCGACAGGATATTGACCTGGGGGCTGGGCGTGAGATTTTTGACTACAGTCATCGCCAGAAGGAGCAGGATGTGGATAAGGAACTGCGAGATGGAGCAGAGCAGGAGGACACCTGGCCAGGCGAGGGTGCAGAAGCTCTGGCACGAAACCTGCTAGTGGATGGAGAGACTGGGGAGAGCTTCCCTGCACAG GTGCCTGGTGGGGAGGACCAGACAGCCCTGTCCCTGGAAGAGTGCCTTAGGCTGCTGGAGGCCACCTGCCCCTTTGGGGAGAATGCTGAG TTTCCAGCAGACATTTCCAGCATAACAGAAGCAGTGCCTAGTGAGAGTGAGCCCCCAGGTCTTCAAAACAATCTTTTGTCTCCTCTCCTGACGGGGACAGAGTCTCCATTTGATTTGGAACAGCAGTGGCAAGATCTCATGTCCATCATGGAAATGCAG gcCATGGAAGTGAACACATCAACAAGTGAAATCCTGTACGATGCCCCTCCAGGAGACCCACTGAGCACCAACTACAGCCTTGCCCCCAACACTCCCATCAATCAGAACGTCAGCCTGCATCAGGCGTCCCTGGGGGGCTGCAGCCAGGACTTCTCACTCTTCAGCCCTGAGGTGGAGAGCCTGCCTGTGGCCGGCAGCTCCACGCTGCTCCCGCTGGTCCCCAGCAATTCCACCAGCCTCAACTCCACCTTTGGTTCCACCAACCTGGCAGGGCTCTTCTTTCCACCCCAGCTGAATGGCACAGCCAACGACACAGCAGGCCCTGAGCTGCCTGACCCACTCGGGGGTCTGTTAGATGAAGCCATGCTAGATGAGATCAGCCTGATGGACCTGGCCATTGAAGAAGGCTTTAACCCCGTGCAGGCCTCCCAGCTCGAAGAGGAATTTGACTCTGACTCAGGCCTCTCCTTGGACTCCAGCCATAGCCCTTCCTCCCTGAGCAGCTCTGAAGGTAGttcttcctcctcctcgtcctcctcctcctcctcttcttcctcttcttcttcctctgcttcttcctcagcctcttcctccttttctgagGAAGGTGCAGTTGGCTACAGTTCTGACTCTGAGACCTTGGATCTGGAAGAGGCTGAGGGCGCTGTGGGCTACCAGCCCGAGTATTCCAAGTTCTGCCGCATGAGCTACCAGGACCCAGCTCAGCTCTCCTGCCTGCCCTATTTGGAGCACGTGGGCCACAACCATACATACAACATGGCACCCAGTGCCCTCGACTCCGCTGACCTGCCACCACCCAGCACCCTCAAGAAGGGCAGCAAGGAGAAGCAGGCTGACTTCCTGGACAAACAGATGAGCCGGGATGAACATCGAGCCCGAGCCATGAAGATCCCCTTCACCAACGACAAGATCATCAACCTGCCTGTGGAGGAGTTCAACGAGCTGCTGTCCAAGTACCAGCTGAGTGAGGCCCAGCTGAGCCTCATCCGTGACATCCGGCGCCGTGGCAAGAACAAGATGGCGGCGCAGAACTGCCGTAAGCGCAAGCTGGACACCATCCTGAACCTGGAGCGGGATGTGGAGGACCTGCAGCGCGATAAAGCCCGGCTGCTGCGGGAGAAGGTGGAGTTCCTCCGGTCCCTGCGGCAGATGAAGCAGAAGGTCCAGAGCTTGTACCAGGAAGTGTTTGGGCGGCTGCGGGATGAGAACGGGCGGCCCTACTCGCCCAGTCAGTATGCGCTGCAGTATGCCGGGGATGGCAGCGTCCTCCTCATTCCCCGCACCTTGGCTGACCAGCAGGCCCGGCGGCAGGAGAGGAAGCCGAAGGACCGGAGAAAGTga
- the NFE2L1 gene encoding endoplasmic reticulum membrane sensor NFE2L1 isoform X3, producing MLSLKKYLTEGLLQFTILLSLIGVRVDVDTYLTSQLPPLREIILGPSSAYTQTQFHNLRNTLDGYGIHPKSIDLDNYFTARRLLSQVRALDRFQVPTTEVNAWLVHRDPEGSVSGSQPSSGLALESSSGLQDVTGPDNGVRESETEQGFSEDLEDLGAVAPPVSGDLTKEDIDLIDILWRQDIDLGAGREIFDYSHRQKEQDVDKELRDGAEQEDTWPGEGAEALARNLLVDGETGESFPAQFPADISSITEAVPSESEPPGLQNNLLSPLLTGTESPFDLEQQWQDLMSIMEMQAMEVNTSTSEILYDAPPGDPLSTNYSLAPNTPINQNVSLHQASLGGCSQDFSLFSPEVESLPVAGSSTLLPLVPSNSTSLNSTFGSTNLAGLFFPPQLNGTANDTAGPELPDPLGGLLDEAMLDEISLMDLAIEEGFNPVQASQLEEEFDSDSGLSLDSSHSPSSLSSSEGSSSSSSSSSSSSSSSSSSSASSSASSSFSEEGAVGYSSDSETLDLEEAEGAVGYQPEYSKFCRMSYQDPAQLSCLPYLEHVGHNHTYNMAPSALDSADLPPPSTLKKGSKEKQADFLDKQMSRDEHRARAMKIPFTNDKIINLPVEEFNELLSKYQLSEAQLSLIRDIRRRGKNKMAAQNCRKRKLDTILNLERDVEDLQRDKARLLREKVEFLRSLRQMKQKVQSLYQEVFGRLRDENGRPYSPSQYALQYAGDGSVLLIPRTLADQQARRQERKPKDRRK from the exons ATGCTTTCTCTGAAGAAATACTTAACGGAAGGACTCCTCCAGTTCACCATTCTGCTGAGTTTGATCGGGGTGCGGGTGGACGTGGATACTTACCTGACCTCGCAGCTCCCCCCGCTCCGGGAGATCATCCTGGGGCCCAGTTCTGCCTATACTCAGACCCAGTTCCACAACCTGAGGAATACCTTGGATGGCTACGGTATCCACCCCAAGAGCATAGACCTGGACAATTACTTCACTGCCCGGCGGCTCCTCAGTCAGGTGAGGGCCCTGGACAGGTTCCAGGTGCCAACCACTGAGGTTAACGCCTGGCTGGTCCACCGGGATCCGGAGGGGTCTGTCTCTGGCAGCCAGCCCAGCTCGGGCCTCGCCCTCGAGAGTTCCAGTGGTCTCCAGGATGTGACAGGCCCAGACAACGGGGTGCGAGAAAGCGAAACGGAGCAGGGATTCAGTGAAGATTTGGAGGATTTGGGGGCTGTAGCCCCTCCAGTCAGTGGAGACTTAACCAAAGAG GACATAGATCTGATTGACATCCTTTGGCGACAGGATATTGACCTGGGGGCTGGGCGTGAGATTTTTGACTACAGTCATCGCCAGAAGGAGCAGGATGTGGATAAGGAACTGCGAGATGGAGCAGAGCAGGAGGACACCTGGCCAGGCGAGGGTGCAGAAGCTCTGGCACGAAACCTGCTAGTGGATGGAGAGACTGGGGAGAGCTTCCCTGCACAG TTTCCAGCAGACATTTCCAGCATAACAGAAGCAGTGCCTAGTGAGAGTGAGCCCCCAGGTCTTCAAAACAATCTTTTGTCTCCTCTCCTGACGGGGACAGAGTCTCCATTTGATTTGGAACAGCAGTGGCAAGATCTCATGTCCATCATGGAAATGCAG gcCATGGAAGTGAACACATCAACAAGTGAAATCCTGTACGATGCCCCTCCAGGAGACCCACTGAGCACCAACTACAGCCTTGCCCCCAACACTCCCATCAATCAGAACGTCAGCCTGCATCAGGCGTCCCTGGGGGGCTGCAGCCAGGACTTCTCACTCTTCAGCCCTGAGGTGGAGAGCCTGCCTGTGGCCGGCAGCTCCACGCTGCTCCCGCTGGTCCCCAGCAATTCCACCAGCCTCAACTCCACCTTTGGTTCCACCAACCTGGCAGGGCTCTTCTTTCCACCCCAGCTGAATGGCACAGCCAACGACACAGCAGGCCCTGAGCTGCCTGACCCACTCGGGGGTCTGTTAGATGAAGCCATGCTAGATGAGATCAGCCTGATGGACCTGGCCATTGAAGAAGGCTTTAACCCCGTGCAGGCCTCCCAGCTCGAAGAGGAATTTGACTCTGACTCAGGCCTCTCCTTGGACTCCAGCCATAGCCCTTCCTCCCTGAGCAGCTCTGAAGGTAGttcttcctcctcctcgtcctcctcctcctcctcttcttcctcttcttcttcctctgcttcttcctcagcctcttcctccttttctgagGAAGGTGCAGTTGGCTACAGTTCTGACTCTGAGACCTTGGATCTGGAAGAGGCTGAGGGCGCTGTGGGCTACCAGCCCGAGTATTCCAAGTTCTGCCGCATGAGCTACCAGGACCCAGCTCAGCTCTCCTGCCTGCCCTATTTGGAGCACGTGGGCCACAACCATACATACAACATGGCACCCAGTGCCCTCGACTCCGCTGACCTGCCACCACCCAGCACCCTCAAGAAGGGCAGCAAGGAGAAGCAGGCTGACTTCCTGGACAAACAGATGAGCCGGGATGAACATCGAGCCCGAGCCATGAAGATCCCCTTCACCAACGACAAGATCATCAACCTGCCTGTGGAGGAGTTCAACGAGCTGCTGTCCAAGTACCAGCTGAGTGAGGCCCAGCTGAGCCTCATCCGTGACATCCGGCGCCGTGGCAAGAACAAGATGGCGGCGCAGAACTGCCGTAAGCGCAAGCTGGACACCATCCTGAACCTGGAGCGGGATGTGGAGGACCTGCAGCGCGATAAAGCCCGGCTGCTGCGGGAGAAGGTGGAGTTCCTCCGGTCCCTGCGGCAGATGAAGCAGAAGGTCCAGAGCTTGTACCAGGAAGTGTTTGGGCGGCTGCGGGATGAGAACGGGCGGCCCTACTCGCCCAGTCAGTATGCGCTGCAGTATGCCGGGGATGGCAGCGTCCTCCTCATTCCCCGCACCTTGGCTGACCAGCAGGCCCGGCGGCAGGAGAGGAAGCCGAAGGACCGGAGAAAGTga